Proteins co-encoded in one Deinococcus detaillensis genomic window:
- a CDS encoding glucose-6-phosphate dehydrogenase assembly protein OpcA, with translation MTARLSLAPLGPLPTNVRGAQRTLDELWAQTDIETRAYTGNIIALTTPNYQGRIQEALTGLEGRYAGRQIIAVMEPAASGRMSIDAQLVPQQGLYIERLTLLANPGQLRGAILPLLRPATVNHVWWASDDPPGGPLLRELTDVADQVIADSLRLDIPPARNYALADLGWSRSAAWREGLAQLFDSRDAAGMLGRVNRLKIWSGGRNDRAARLFASWVATTLGWKDLSPVTFVRGDCQRQHGDLCGVELAGKGVSFLLKSIGPELVQSSVKFDKVNRKTTLMVPSMTLAEGLARVMARPERGSDFEAAWKLARASMDEDAPAQADSL, from the coding sequence GTGACGGCCCGGCTCAGCCTCGCCCCGCTCGGCCCGCTGCCCACCAACGTGCGGGGAGCGCAGCGCACCTTGGACGAGCTGTGGGCGCAGACCGACATCGAAACGCGGGCCTACACCGGCAACATCATTGCCCTGACCACGCCCAACTACCAGGGCCGCATTCAGGAAGCCCTAACCGGCTTAGAGGGCCGCTACGCCGGACGCCAGATCATCGCGGTGATGGAGCCGGCGGCCTCGGGGCGCATGAGCATCGACGCCCAATTGGTGCCGCAGCAAGGGCTGTACATAGAGCGGCTGACGTTGCTGGCCAACCCCGGCCAACTGCGCGGAGCGATTTTGCCGCTGCTGCGTCCCGCCACCGTCAACCACGTCTGGTGGGCCTCTGACGATCCGCCCGGCGGGCCGCTGCTGCGCGAACTGACCGACGTGGCCGATCAGGTCATTGCCGACAGCCTGCGCCTCGATATTCCGCCGGCCCGCAACTACGCGCTGGCCGACCTGGGCTGGTCGCGCTCGGCAGCGTGGCGCGAGGGGCTGGCCCAACTATTTGACAGCAGAGACGCCGCCGGAATGCTGGGCCGCGTCAACCGCCTCAAGATCTGGTCGGGCGGCAGAAATGACCGCGCGGCGCGGCTGTTCGCTTCTTGGGTGGCCACCACCCTCGGCTGGAAAGACCTCAGCCCGGTGACCTTTGTGAGAGGCGACTGCCAGCGTCAGCACGGCGATTTGTGCGGCGTGGAGCTGGCTGGAAAAGGAGTGAGCTTCCTGCTCAAATCCATTGGCCCGGAACTGGTGCAGTCCAGCGTCAAGTTCGACAAAGTCAACCGCAAAACCACCCTGATGGTGCCGAGCATGACTTTGGCCGAGGGGCTAGCCCGCGTGATGGCCCGCCCGGAGCGCGGCAGCGACTTCGAGGCGGCTTGGAAACTGGCCCGCGCCAGCATGGACGAAGATGCGCCCGCTCAAGCCGACTCCTTATGA
- the zwf gene encoding glucose-6-phosphate dehydrogenase, with protein sequence MAAELAANLNPFRAGMRRSRAPEPATLVIFGATGDLAKRKLLPAVFGLWQDGLLGSAFNIVGVGRQEMTDEQFKDYAIEALKTSKETDTPQPGALEKFRELLYYEFGDFGADDVYSKVREQLNEAEDAHGGRKNALFYLSTPPSLFEPISNGLGRLGLQDQTEGWRRIIVEKPFGTDLASARHLNDTLHGVWNESQVYRIDHYLGKETVQNLMAIRFGNAIFEPLWNRSFVDHIQITNAEDLGLEGRAGYYEEAGVVRDMLQNHLMQVVALTAMEPPAAFDADAIRDEKVKALRAIRRIPVERVPEVAVRGQYGPGTLDGEHVPGYREEPNVQEGSGTPTYVAVKYEIDNWRWQGVPFYVRSGKRLPKKVTEIAVVFKRPPLGLFPGGLERNVLAFRIQPDEGVSLKFSSKTPGQENVLREVVMDFRYDAFGAQLESPYSRLLLDAMVGDATLFPREDEVDQAWQIVSGILEAWDPTSPHYVPPTDFPNYDAGTWGPDEADQLIGPDRRWRRL encoded by the coding sequence ATGGCTGCCGAACTGGCCGCCAACCTCAATCCGTTCCGGGCCGGAATGCGCCGCAGCCGCGCTCCCGAACCGGCCACTTTGGTCATTTTCGGCGCGACGGGCGACCTGGCCAAGCGCAAGTTGCTGCCCGCCGTCTTCGGACTGTGGCAAGACGGCCTGCTCGGCAGCGCCTTTAACATCGTCGGGGTGGGCCGTCAGGAGATGACCGACGAGCAGTTCAAGGACTACGCCATCGAGGCGCTCAAAACCAGTAAGGAAACCGACACCCCGCAGCCTGGAGCGCTGGAAAAGTTCCGTGAGCTGCTGTATTACGAATTCGGTGACTTCGGGGCCGACGACGTTTACAGCAAAGTCAGAGAGCAGCTCAACGAAGCGGAGGACGCGCACGGCGGGCGCAAAAACGCGCTGTTTTACCTGTCCACCCCGCCGAGCCTGTTCGAGCCGATCAGCAACGGGTTAGGCCGGCTGGGCCTGCAAGACCAGACGGAGGGCTGGCGGCGCATCATCGTCGAAAAACCGTTTGGAACGGATCTGGCCTCGGCGCGGCACCTCAATGACACCCTCCACGGCGTCTGGAACGAGTCGCAGGTCTACCGAATCGACCACTACCTCGGCAAAGAAACCGTGCAGAACCTGATGGCGATCCGTTTTGGCAACGCCATCTTCGAGCCGCTGTGGAACCGCTCGTTCGTCGATCATATCCAGATCACCAACGCCGAAGACTTGGGCCTCGAAGGCCGCGCCGGGTACTACGAGGAAGCCGGTGTGGTGCGCGACATGCTACAAAATCACCTCATGCAGGTGGTGGCGCTGACTGCCATGGAGCCGCCCGCTGCTTTTGACGCCGACGCCATCCGCGACGAAAAAGTCAAGGCGCTGCGGGCCATTCGCCGCATCCCGGTCGAGCGCGTCCCCGAAGTGGCGGTGCGCGGACAGTACGGCCCCGGTACCCTCGACGGCGAACACGTGCCCGGCTACCGCGAGGAACCCAACGTGCAGGAAGGCTCCGGCACCCCGACTTACGTGGCCGTCAAATATGAGATCGACAACTGGCGCTGGCAGGGCGTGCCGTTTTACGTCCGCAGCGGCAAGCGGCTGCCTAAAAAAGTCACCGAGATCGCGGTGGTTTTCAAGCGCCCGCCGCTGGGCCTGTTTCCGGGCGGCTTAGAGCGCAACGTCTTGGCCTTCCGCATTCAGCCGGACGAAGGTGTGAGCTTGAAGTTTTCGAGCAAAACCCCCGGCCAAGAAAACGTGCTGCGCGAAGTGGTGATGGATTTCCGCTACGACGCTTTCGGCGCTCAACTCGAAAGCCCCTACTCGCGCTTACTCCTCGACGCGATGGTGGGCGACGCCACCCTGTTTCCGCGTGAGGACGAAGTGGATCAGGCTTGGCAGATCGTTTCCGGCATTCTGGAAGCTTGGGACCCCACCTCGCCGCATTACGTACCGCCCACCGATTTCCCCAACTACGACGCCGGAACGTGGGGGCCGGACGAAGCCGACCAGCTGATCGGCCCGGATCGGCGCTGGCGGCGCTTGTGA
- the gnd gene encoding phosphogluconate dehydrogenase (NAD(+)-dependent, decarboxylating), translated as MKIGMIGLGKMGGNMVARLLQGGQEVVAYDLSEDNIKLAEGRGAEGARTLEELIAKLPTPRAVWVMVPSGAATESTVMNLADHMQKGDIIIDGGNSNYKDSQRRAKTLAERGIDFVDVGTSGGVWGLKEGYAMMVGGEKAAVDSLTPILEVLAPAPTQGWGRMGPAGSGHYVKMVHNGIEYGMMQAYAEGFELMHAKTEMQLDMAQIAELWRHGSVIRSWLLDLTTDALSGDPEFSDLSDYVADSGEGRWTVVDALNEGIPAPVITLSVQMRLRSQQKSSYAGKMLSAMRRAFGGHAVKKVETEAEESIVPEAHTPEDARPQNIPASGTKAAGAQSDGDTARQLGESGKVPVNPNPEDTGNKAAGNQNEGQS; from the coding sequence ATGAAAATAGGCATGATCGGTTTGGGAAAAATGGGCGGCAACATGGTGGCTCGTCTGCTGCAAGGCGGACAGGAAGTGGTGGCTTACGACCTCAGCGAAGACAACATCAAGCTGGCTGAGGGACGCGGAGCCGAGGGAGCCCGCACTCTTGAGGAACTGATCGCCAAGCTGCCCACCCCCCGCGCCGTCTGGGTGATGGTGCCGAGCGGGGCCGCCACCGAAAGTACCGTGATGAATCTGGCCGACCATATGCAGAAGGGCGACATCATCATCGACGGCGGCAACAGCAACTACAAAGACAGCCAGCGCCGCGCCAAAACGCTAGCTGAGCGCGGCATCGACTTTGTAGACGTGGGCACCTCGGGCGGCGTCTGGGGCCTCAAGGAAGGCTACGCCATGATGGTCGGCGGCGAAAAAGCGGCGGTAGACAGCCTGACGCCGATTCTGGAAGTGCTGGCCCCCGCGCCCACCCAGGGCTGGGGCCGGATGGGGCCAGCCGGCAGCGGCCACTACGTCAAGATGGTTCACAACGGCATCGAGTACGGCATGATGCAGGCCTACGCCGAGGGCTTTGAGCTGATGCACGCCAAAACGGAAATGCAGCTCGATATGGCCCAGATCGCCGAATTGTGGCGGCACGGCAGCGTGATCCGCTCGTGGCTGCTCGATTTGACCACCGACGCCCTGAGCGGCGATCCGGAATTCAGCGACCTCTCCGATTACGTGGCCGACTCCGGCGAGGGCCGCTGGACAGTGGTGGACGCCCTCAACGAAGGCATTCCGGCTCCGGTCATCACCTTGAGTGTGCAGATGCGCCTGCGCAGCCAGCAAAAGAGCAGTTACGCGGGCAAAATGCTCTCGGCCATGCGCCGCGCCTTTGGCGGTCACGCCGTCAAGAAAGTGGAGACGGAGGCTGAGGAAAGCATCGTGCCCGAAGCCCACACCCCAGAAGACGCCAGGCCGCAGAACATTCCGGCGTCGGGTACCAAAGCTGCTGGCGCTCAAAGTGACGGTGACACGGCCCGCCAACTCGGTGAAAGCGGCAAAGTCCCCGTCAACCCCAACCCTGAAGACACCGGGAACAAGGCGGCGGGCAACCAGAACGAAGGCCAGTCGTAA
- a CDS encoding LptF/LptG family permease, which translates to MSRASRPAAAPAGLFSGRLNRYLLEEILPFLFAGLAVTILLLLLGALQAIIAPLLAKGANPALVAKLVALQLPDAVARGLPIALLFATLLGLSRLSADSEIKAMQAGGISPTKLFGPVMGLGLAVTLLSFAVGETLTPRAKVQSLSVQREIVLDNPRVAGLGVAGGKALVLRDAFGRAISIASVEPGGELRGLSIATLRNGDVAREIITAQRGRLSAGSNVLELFDGQRITYQNEKPSTVLSFERGTLPVQDLQASFEGGDELKPVYLPLRDLWQKVREYKAQNINAPQEFTALQRKFAEPFAALCMAFFAAALAIFSFRSNLNIGLVWVLLLTFLYYATWSVFRVMGENGALSPLLSAWTPDALYVVAGAALLWVAARR; encoded by the coding sequence GTGAGCCGGGCCAGCCGCCCAGCTGCCGCGCCGGCGGGCTTGTTCTCAGGCCGCCTCAACCGCTATTTGCTGGAAGAAATCCTGCCGTTTTTGTTCGCGGGGCTGGCCGTCACCATTTTGCTGCTGCTGCTGGGAGCGCTTCAGGCTATTATCGCGCCGTTGCTGGCCAAGGGAGCCAACCCCGCACTGGTTGCTAAACTGGTGGCCCTGCAACTGCCCGACGCGGTGGCGCGGGGCCTGCCGATTGCGCTGCTGTTCGCCACTTTGCTGGGGCTGTCGCGCCTCTCCGCCGACTCGGAAATCAAGGCGATGCAGGCCGGAGGCATCTCGCCCACCAAGTTGTTCGGGCCGGTGATGGGGCTGGGTCTGGCCGTCACGCTGCTGAGCTTCGCGGTGGGCGAAACCCTGACCCCGCGTGCCAAGGTGCAGTCGCTGAGTGTGCAGCGCGAGATCGTCCTCGACAATCCGAGGGTCGCCGGGCTCGGTGTGGCGGGCGGTAAAGCGCTGGTGCTGCGCGACGCCTTCGGGCGGGCCATCAGCATCGCTTCGGTGGAGCCCGGCGGTGAGCTGCGCGGCCTGAGCATCGCCACCCTCAGAAACGGCGACGTGGCCCGCGAGATCATCACGGCTCAGCGTGGGCGGCTGAGCGCGGGCAGCAACGTCTTGGAACTGTTTGACGGCCAGCGCATCACCTACCAAAATGAAAAGCCCTCCACCGTGCTGAGTTTTGAGCGCGGCACCTTGCCGGTGCAGGATTTGCAGGCCAGCTTCGAGGGCGGCGACGAGCTCAAGCCGGTGTATTTGCCGCTGCGTGACCTGTGGCAAAAAGTCCGCGAGTACAAAGCCCAGAACATCAACGCCCCACAGGAATTTACGGCCTTGCAGCGCAAGTTCGCCGAGCCATTCGCGGCGCTGTGCATGGCTTTTTTCGCCGCTGCGCTGGCAATTTTCTCGTTTAGAAGCAACCTCAATATCGGGCTGGTGTGGGTGCTGCTGCTGACCTTTTTGTATTACGCCACCTGGAGCGTCTTTCGGGTGATGGGCGAAAATGGAGCGCTCTCGCCGCTGCTCTCGGCTTGGACGCCCGATGCGCTGTACGTCGTGGCGGGCGCGGCGCTGCTGTGGGTGGCGGCGCGGCGGTAA
- a CDS encoding LptF/LptG family permease, with protein MRGLFPRYIFKEIWPLYAAGVLLFLFLQMTDILSTTVGAMLSYHTGLFKALTLLSYQLPLVLNKCLVVSVPFAVLMAFGRLAKDSEVKAAYAGGVRPLSMLWPLLLPALVVGAAVYFNAAYLTPSGNQKYIKYFYTDIYKLAVPTPTTQNYAHAEGGNFFTAGRIDSLGNGSPQTLSSLTGVVVQTPQGTYSASGGRWDAAAKTWTLFGGYRVDPQGVITALSAPITFTQSDVVSRPPPPTDQSTTPQLRAQLATLTPNTEDYRRAAYELSRRVADSFTPLIFVLAAGTLGLALTNRAWAVGAVILFLVTFYALWNTAPQLAAVGALPHLLAAWLPNLVFALFGLLMAWRLR; from the coding sequence ATGAGAGGTCTTTTCCCGCGTTATATCTTCAAAGAAATCTGGCCGCTCTACGCGGCGGGCGTGCTGTTGTTTCTCTTTTTGCAGATGACCGACATTCTCAGCACCACAGTGGGGGCGATGCTGTCGTACCACACGGGGCTGTTCAAAGCGCTCACGCTGCTGAGTTACCAATTGCCGCTTGTACTCAACAAATGCTTGGTGGTGTCGGTGCCGTTCGCGGTGCTGATGGCCTTTGGGCGGCTGGCTAAAGACAGCGAAGTCAAGGCGGCCTATGCGGGCGGAGTGCGGCCCCTGAGTATGCTGTGGCCGCTGCTGCTTCCAGCGCTGGTGGTGGGCGCGGCGGTGTATTTCAACGCGGCTTACCTGACGCCCAGCGGCAACCAGAAGTACATCAAGTATTTTTACACCGATATTTACAAACTGGCCGTGCCGACGCCCACCACCCAGAACTACGCCCACGCAGAAGGCGGTAATTTTTTTACGGCGGGGCGGATTGACAGCTTGGGCAACGGCAGTCCCCAAACCCTATCGTCGCTAACTGGCGTGGTGGTGCAAACTCCGCAGGGCACCTACAGCGCCAGCGGCGGGCGCTGGGACGCGGCGGCCAAAACGTGGACGCTTTTCGGCGGCTACCGAGTCGACCCTCAGGGCGTGATCACGGCGTTGAGTGCGCCCATCACCTTTACCCAAAGCGACGTGGTGTCGCGCCCGCCGCCGCCCACTGACCAGAGCACCACTCCGCAGCTTCGCGCCCAGCTCGCAACGCTCACCCCCAACACCGAGGATTATCGCCGCGCCGCTTACGAACTCAGCCGCCGGGTGGCCGATTCGTTTACGCCGCTGATCTTTGTGCTGGCCGCCGGAACGCTGGGGCTGGCGCTGACCAACCGGGCCTGGGCGGTGGGAGCGGTGATTCTCTTTCTGGTGACGTTTTACGCTCTGTGGAACACCGCGCCGCAACTGGCCGCCGTGGGTGCGCTGCCTCACCTGCTGGCCGCTTGGCTGCCCAATCTGGTGTTCGCGCTGTTCGGCCTGCTGATGGCCTGGAGGCTGAGGTGA
- a CDS encoding M20/M25/M40 family metallo-hydrolase, whose translation MPYPTSPLPQSPVPSAAELLPFVEAGLRDLSALVALESVSAQRRMLPETAQAVTDLLSAEGFTVRQYPGQVAPLLIAEAGEGPSTLLIYNHYDVQPETPLELWDSPPFVLTERGGRLYGRGASDDKGEFASRLAAVRAIKARHAGHLPLKIRWLIEGEEEIGSPSLARFVEQHASELSADGCWWEFGSIDSEGRPMVSLGLKGVVCLELRCRVADSDLHSSLGAVVDNPLWRLAAAVASLRDSTGRASIAGFHDAIRAPSEADLQAIHELPDARGPLRDTYNITRFLGDDTEHQTRSNLTPAINVNGFHGGYEGEGSKTVLPAAGFVKLDIRLVPDQDPDEIVKLLRTHLDTLGFEDIELIELESSEHAARTSADNPFVKVALQAAREAHGKEPVVSPSSAASGPLYPFVKHLNVPTVIMGIGNIGGRVHAPNENILKRDFAAGVRFGVVFMERLAQAKPS comes from the coding sequence ATGCCTTACCCCACTTCCCCGCTGCCGCAATCACCTGTGCCCAGCGCCGCCGAACTCTTACCCTTCGTGGAAGCGGGCCTGCGTGATCTGAGCGCTTTGGTGGCCCTGGAAAGTGTCAGCGCCCAGCGCCGCATGCTGCCCGAGACCGCGCAGGCCGTGACGGATTTGCTGAGCGCCGAGGGCTTCACGGTGCGTCAGTACCCCGGCCAAGTGGCTCCGCTGCTGATTGCCGAAGCGGGCGAGGGGCCGAGCACCCTGCTGATTTACAACCACTACGACGTGCAGCCCGAAACCCCTTTAGAGCTGTGGGACTCGCCGCCGTTCGTGCTGACCGAGCGTGGCGGGCGGCTGTACGGACGCGGCGCGAGCGACGACAAAGGTGAATTTGCTTCGCGGCTGGCGGCGGTGCGGGCCATCAAAGCCAGACACGCGGGCCACTTGCCGCTCAAGATTCGCTGGCTGATCGAGGGCGAAGAAGAAATCGGCAGTCCCAGTTTGGCCCGCTTCGTCGAGCAGCACGCCAGTGAGCTGAGCGCCGACGGCTGTTGGTGGGAGTTCGGCAGCATCGATTCCGAGGGCCGCCCGATGGTGTCGCTGGGCCTTAAGGGGGTGGTGTGCTTGGAACTGCGCTGCCGCGTGGCCGACTCGGATTTGCACAGCAGCTTGGGCGCAGTCGTCGACAATCCGCTGTGGCGCTTGGCGGCGGCGGTGGCCTCGCTGCGAGACTCCACCGGGCGGGCCAGCATCGCCGGTTTCCACGACGCTATCCGCGCTCCCAGTGAAGCCGACTTGCAGGCCATCCACGAGTTGCCCGACGCCAGAGGGCCGCTGCGGGATACTTACAACATCACCCGCTTTTTGGGCGACGATACCGAGCACCAGACGCGCAGCAACTTGACGCCGGCCATCAACGTCAACGGCTTTCACGGCGGCTACGAGGGTGAGGGAAGCAAAACCGTGCTGCCCGCTGCGGGTTTCGTCAAGCTCGACATCCGCTTGGTGCCCGACCAAGATCCGGATGAGATCGTCAAGTTGCTGCGTACCCACTTGGACACCTTGGGCTTTGAGGACATCGAGCTGATCGAACTCGAATCGAGCGAACACGCCGCCCGCACCAGCGCTGACAATCCATTTGTAAAAGTCGCCCTGCAAGCGGCCCGCGAGGCGCACGGCAAGGAGCCGGTGGTATCGCCGTCGAGCGCAGCCAGCGGCCCGCTTTATCCGTTTGTCAAGCACCTCAACGTGCCGACCGTGATCATGGGCATCGGCAACATCGGCGGCAGGGTTCACGCCCCCAACGAAAATATCCTGAAGCGCGACTTTGCAGCGGGCGTGCGCTTCGGAGTGGTCTTCATGGAGCGGCTGGCACAAGCCAAACCCAGTTAG
- a CDS encoding peptidylprolyl isomerase, producing MWAMTYTNDGYTQMSALSEDRKISFKTAPSLGEAIEPGKQYQAVFETSKGRIVMDLYPDDAPQTVNSFVYLIRHHYYDGISFHRVLQDFMAQTGDPTGTGAGGPGYQFEDEFNSHRHDKKGVLSMANRGPATNGSQFFMLFAAQPHLDGKHTVFGQVVEGLDVLDKLTRIQPGYPGTADKIEKAYVMEK from the coding sequence ATGTGGGCTATGACTTACACCAACGACGGTTATACCCAGATGAGCGCCCTCAGCGAAGACCGCAAAATCAGCTTCAAGACCGCGCCCAGCTTGGGCGAGGCTATCGAGCCCGGCAAGCAGTACCAGGCCGTGTTTGAAACATCCAAAGGCCGCATCGTCATGGATCTGTACCCCGACGACGCGCCGCAGACGGTCAACAGCTTCGTCTACCTGATTCGCCACCACTACTACGACGGCATTTCCTTTCACCGCGTTCTTCAGGACTTCATGGCCCAGACCGGCGACCCCACGGGCACCGGAGCGGGCGGCCCCGGCTACCAATTTGAAGACGAGTTCAACTCGCACCGCCACGACAAAAAAGGCGTGTTGAGCATGGCCAACCGTGGCCCCGCCACCAACGGCTCGCAGTTCTTTATGCTGTTCGCGGCGCAGCCGCATCTCGACGGCAAGCACACCGTCTTCGGGCAAGTCGTGGAAGGCCTGGACGTCTTGGACAAACTGACCCGCATCCAACCCGGCTACCCCGGCACGGCGGACAAAATCGAGAAAGCCTACGTGATGGAGAAGTAA
- a CDS encoding peptidylprolyl isomerase gives MKRIALLTLLTLSLAACQKKEATTTTTDTTAADTTKTDTTKTDTATPDATKTDTTKTDAATSAAIPSGYTLVPDLGKTPVTTFTAPPEMKLEDGKDYYAVIDTDKGQIVADLLESEVPVTVNNFVYLARNHFYDGQRFHRVIDGFMAQTGDPSSTDESKKATWGQGGPGYQFPDEIRSKLVFDQPGMLAMANSGPNTNGSQFFVTFAPSTFLNGHYSLFGKVVGGEDVLPKLTRTATSGQGGEQPIAGAVPDTITSVRIVTKP, from the coding sequence ATGAAGCGTATTGCCCTCCTCACTTTGCTGACCCTGAGTCTGGCCGCTTGCCAGAAAAAAGAAGCCACCACGACCACCACCGACACCACGGCGGCGGATACCACCAAAACTGACACCACCAAAACAGATACCGCAACACCGGACGCCACCAAGACGGATACCACCAAAACCGACGCGGCCACCTCCGCTGCCATCCCCAGCGGCTACACCCTTGTTCCCGACCTCGGCAAAACGCCCGTGACCACCTTCACGGCCCCGCCCGAAATGAAACTGGAAGACGGCAAAGATTACTACGCCGTGATCGACACCGACAAAGGCCAGATCGTGGCGGATTTGCTGGAAAGCGAAGTGCCGGTGACGGTCAACAACTTCGTGTATCTGGCCCGCAACCACTTTTATGATGGCCAGCGCTTTCACCGCGTCATCGACGGCTTTATGGCCCAGACCGGCGATCCCAGCAGCACCGACGAAAGCAAGAAGGCGACCTGGGGGCAGGGCGGCCCCGGCTACCAATTCCCCGACGAAATTCGCAGCAAATTGGTGTTCGACCAGCCCGGCATGCTGGCGATGGCCAACAGCGGCCCCAACACCAACGGCTCGCAGTTTTTTGTGACCTTTGCGCCTTCCACCTTCCTCAATGGCCACTACAGCTTGTTCGGCAAAGTGGTCGGCGGCGAAGACGTGCTGCCCAAGCTGACCCGCACCGCCACCAGCGGACAGGGCGGCGAGCAACCGATTGCCGGCGCGGTGCCCGACACCATCACCAGCGTACGGATCGTCACCAAGCCCTAA